The Pelagibius sp. CAU 1746 genomic sequence CGGCGCATGGAGTCGGAGCGGACGCCGGTCCGCTCGGCGATGATGCGCGAAGCGAGCTGTTCGGCCGACATTTCGAGCGAGAAGAAGGCGACCGGTTGGCGCTGCTCGATGGGGTTGCCATCGGCGTCCTTCTCGGTGCGCGTGTCGGCGGCGACATTGAAGGCGATGTTGGTGGCCAGCGCCGTCTTGCCCATGGAGGGGCGGGCGGCGAGGATGAGCAGATCCGAGGGGTGGAAGCCGCCGAGCAGCTTGTCGAGATCGTTCAGTCCCGAGGCCACGCCCGCGAGGCCGTCGCGCTTCATGGCCGCTTCCGCCATGTGCAGCGATTCCAGCACCGCCGATTTGAAGGGGGCGAGGCCGCCCTCGGTCTCGCCGATCTCCGCAAGCTTGTAGAGCTTGTCCTCGGCCAGCGCGATCTGCTGGCTGGCGTCGATATCCAGATCGTAGTCGAAGGCGTCGTTGACCATGTCCTCGCCGAGATTGATCAACTGCCGGCGCAGGTAGAGGTCGTGGATCGTCTTGCCGTAGTCGACGGCGTTGATAATGGTGACGTAGCTCGACTGAAGCTGCGCGAGGTACTGGGCGCCGCCGACCTCGGCCAGGGCGCTTTCCTGCTCGAAAAGGTTCTTGAGCTGGATGGCGTTGGCGATCTGGCCGCGCTCGATCAGCTTGCCGCAGGCCTCGAAGATGCGCGCGTGCACGCCGTCGGAGAAGTGCTCGGGACGCAGGAAGTCGGCGACCTTCTCGTAGGCGGCGTTGTTGGCGAGGATGGCGCCCAAGAGGGCCTGCTCGGCCTCGTCGTTGGCCGGCGGCAGACGCAGATGGTCTTCGCCCGTGTGGGGGTCGTGCAACTGCGTTAGAGAGGGCTGTGTCGATTCCATGGCCACAACGAATACCGGATGGCCGTGCAGAATAGCAGATCGTTCCGCCAAGCAAACCGCCCTTGCCGGGGTGAGTTGGCTGCAAAGCGGGGATAAGGCCGTCGAGTGCGTGCTTGACAGCAAAGGGAAAAAGCAAAACGGCGGCTCCCGCTGAGGGGAGCCGCCGTTCTGATCTCAAGCGGTGGGACCGGGCAGGGATTAGCCCTGCGTGGTCTCCTCGCCGTCCGAGTCGCCGCCCGACTCGGCGGAGGCTTCGGCGTCGTCCGCAGGCGTCGTCGCCTCTTCCTGCTCGACGGCTTCGACCACCGCTTCGAGCTCGGCCTCGGCGGCCTCTTCGGCCTGGCGCATCTCTTCGGCCGTAACGACGCGGCCGCTCTCGATCTGCACCTGCGCCTCTTCCTCCGAACGCGCCACGTTGGCGGTGACGGTCACGACGACCTCTGGGTGCAGTTGCACGCGAACCTTGTGCAAGCCCAGCGTCTTGATCACCGAACCCAGGTCGATCTGGCGGCGGGCCACGGTGACGCCGGCGGCGGACACCGCCTCGGACACGTCGCGGCTGTTCACCGAACCGTAGAGCTGGCCGCTCTCGCCGGCCTGGCGGATCACGGTGACGGTCAGGCCGTCCAGATCCTTGGCCACGCGTTCGGCTTCCTCGCGTCGCTTCAGGTTATCGGCCTCGAGCTGAGAGCGCTCACTCTCGAAGCGGGCGAGATTGTCCTTCGTCGCCCGCAAGGCCTTCTTCTGCGGCAAGAGATAGTTGCGCGCGAAGCCCGGCTTGACCGACACCACGTCGCCCATCTGCCCCAGCTTCTCGATGCGCTCCATCAGGATCACTTCCATGTCTGTTCTCCTGCTTGGCCGCTTATTTCAGGACATAGGGCAGCAGAGCGAGGAAGCGCGCCCGCTTGATGGCGCGCGCCAGCTCACGCTGCTTCTTGGTCGACACCGCGGTGATGCGGCTCGGCACGATCTTGCCGCGCTCCGAGACGAAGCGCTGCAGCAGACGGGTGTCCTTGTAGTCGATCTTCGGCGCCTTGGGCCCGGAGAACGGGCAGCTCTTGCGGCGGCGGAAGAACGGGCGACGGCCACCGCCGCCACCGACGACTTGAACGGTCATTCTGCAGCTCCTTCACTGGCAGGGGCGCTGGCCGGCGCCGCGGCGCCGCCTTCGCTTTCACGGGCATTGTCACGCGGAGGACGCGGGCCGCGGGGGCCATCGCCCCGGGGGCCGTCACCGCCGAAGCGGCCGCCGCCGCGGCGGTCGCCGCGGGGGCCGCGGTCGTCACGGGTGTTGCGCTGCTGCATGACGATGGAGGGGCCTTCCTCCAGCTCCTCGACGCGCACGGTCATATAGCGGATCACGTCGTCGCTGAGGCGCATGTTGCGCTCCAGCTCGTGAAGCGCGGCCGCCGGGGCTTCGATGCGCAGCATCTGGTAGTGGCCCTTGCGGTTCTTCTTGATCCGATAGGCGAGGGTGCGCAGTCCCCAGTACTCGGAACCCGCGACACGGCCGCCATTGTCTTCGAGGATTTTGGTGTAGTCCGCGACCAGGCTCTCGACCTGGGACGCGGAAACGTCCTGGCGTGCGATCAGCACGCACTCATAGAATGCCATGGTTTACTCCCTCTGGCTGTTCGCGGACCGGCGCTGGTCGAAGTTCAGCCGCCCGGCCCTAGCCGGTTCCCATAAGCAGGATCCCGGCAAGGAGTGTTCCGCCGCCCCCGAAAGGGCTGCGAAGCGGCGGGACTATACACCTTATCCCCAGGCGCGCAAGCGCCATATCCCCAGGGCGCAAGCGCCAAATCCTCAGGGTGCAAGCGCCGTATCCCCAGGCGCGCAAGCACCGTGAAGGGGCCGCGCGGGCGCCGGAGCGCCGGGCTGCCGACCGGGGTGAGCGGGGGGGGGTCGGGAGGCTCCGGCGGGTGGCCCTAGCCTGGACGTTTACCTTCGTGATCCGCCATTTTCCGCCGTTTGCCCGCCGATCCGGCTTGACAGGCAGGGCTGTGTGGCTATGTCTGGGCGGCATTTCGTTCGCCTTTCCCATTTCTCGCGGAGTTGCCATTCATGAGCCTGGCGTTTGTGTTTCCGGGGCAGGGGTCCCAGGCCGTCGGCATGGGCCAGGCCTTGGCCGCCGCCTTTCCGGTGGCGCGGCACACCTTCGAAGAAGTCGACGATGCCCTGGGCCAGAAGCTGTCGCGGATCATGGCCGAAGGGCCGGAAGAACAACTGCGGCTCACCGAGAACGCCCAGCCGGCGCTGATGGCGGCCAGCCTGGCTGTGGTCCGGGTGCTGGAGAGCGAGGGCAACCTGAGCCTCGCCGACAAGGCGGCCTATGTGGCCGGGCACTCCCTGGGAGAATATTCCGCCCTGGCGGCCGCCGGCAGCCTGCAACTGGCCGATGCCGCGCGCCTGCTGCGCCGCCGCGGCCAGGCCATGCAGCAGGCCGTGCCGGTGGGCGAGGGCGCCATGGCGGCGGTCCTGGGCCTGGACCTGGAGGCCGCCCAGGCGGTGGCCGAGGAGGCGGCTCAGGGTGAAGTCTGCCAGGCGGCAAACGACAACGCCCCCGGCCAGGTGGTGCTCAGCGGCCACGCGGCGGCGGTGGAGCGTGCCATCGAGATCGCCAAGGAAAAGGGCGCCAAGCGGGCGATCCTGCTGCCGGTGAGCGCGCCTTTTCACTGCAGCCTCATGGCGCCGGCCGCCGAGGTCATGGCCGAGGCCCTGGCCGGCGTCGAAGTGAAGATGCCGGCGGTGCCGCTGGTGGCCAACGTCACCGCCAGCCACCTGAGCGACCCGGAGGAAATCCGCCGCAAGCTGGTGGAGCAGGTGACCGGCATGGTGCGCTGGCGCGAGAGCGTGGCCTATATGGCCGGCCAGGGAGTTGAGACCTTGGTGGAACTGGGGGCCGGCAAGGTGCTGAGCGGCCTCAGTAAACGGATCGACCGCAGCCTGAGCGCCTTGTCGGCGGAAACCCCGGAAGAAGTGGAAGCGGTTCTGGCACAGCTCTAGCCGCCGGGGCTGCCGCGTAGCCTCAACAGAAACGGGGCAGGTTCAAGCTTTATCGTCGTGGAGACGTCTTGATGTTTGATTTGACTGGAAAGATTGCGCTGGTGACCGGCGCTTCGGGCGGCATCGGCGGGGCCATCGCGCGGCGCCTGCACGGGCAGGGCGCCACGGTCGTGCTGAGCGGCACCCGGGCCGAGGCCCTGGAGGCGCTGGCCGGCGAACTGGGCGGGCGCACGCACGTCATGACCTGCAATCTGGGCGACCCCGCCGAGACCGATGCGCTGGTCGGACGGGTGGAGGGAGAAGCCGGTCAACTCGACATCCTGATCAACAACGCGGGGCTGACCCGCGACGGCCTGGCCATGCGCATGAAGGACGAGGACTGGCAGCAGGTCCTGGATGTGAATCTGACCGCCGCCTTCCGCCTGACCCGCGCCAGCCTGAAGGGCATGATGAAACGGCGCTGGGGCCGGGTCGTCAGCATCAGCTCCATCGTCGGCGTGACCGGGAATCCGGGCCAGGCGAACTATGCGGCTTCCAAGGCGGGCCTGATCGGCATGACCAAGTCGCTGGCCCAGGAAGTGGCGAGTCGCGGCATCACCGTGAACTGCGTGGCGCCGGGCATGATCGAAACCGCCATGACCGACGCACTGAACGACCAGCAGCGCGAGCGCATCCTCACGGCTATCCCAATGCAACGCCTTGGGAATGCAGAGGAAATCGCTTTCGGTGTGGTTTATCTCGCGAGCGAGGAAGCCGCCTACGTGACCGGCCAGACCTTGCATGTAAATGGCGGAATGGCCATGATATGACTCCTCCTGGGGGACACACTCGAAACAGGCGTCTGTAGGGCGTTGGCAAACCTTCAAGAACTGTGATAAGAGGCGGCGCCTTGCGCAGATGCGAGGTCGCCATTCATTTGGACGGTACCCGCTTCCCGCCAAGAAGCGTCTAAGAACCTGAGGGCTAATTCTTATGAGCAACGACATCGCCGAGCGCGTGAAAAAGATCGTCGTCGAGCATCTGGGCGTCGATGATGCAAAGGTTTCCGAGACTGCAAGTTTCATCGATGATCTGGGCGCCGACAGCCTGGATACGGTCGAACTGGTGATGGCTTTCGAGGAAGAATTCGGCTGCGAGATTCCCGACGACGCGGCGGAGAAGATCGTCACCGTCAAGGACGCGATCGACTTTATTCAGGAACACTCCTGACCGTAGGCGAAGGCGGCAGCTGCGCGCAGGCGTAGGCTGTCGCTCAACCGCCTCGCCGTACATAAGGTCGTTTGCCGTATGAGACGCGTTGTCGTTACAGGACTGGGACTGGTAACACCGCTGGGAAGCGGTGTTAGCCATGTTTGGGATCGGCTTCTCAATGGCCGCTCGGGCCTGCGCAGCATCCAGAGCTTCGATGTTTCCGATCTGCCGTCGAAGATCGCCGGCCAGGTGCCTCTGGGGGAGACCTCTGAGGGGCTGTTCAACGCGGACGACTATGTGGAGCCGAAGGACCAGCGCAAGCTGGACCGTTTCATCGTCTTCGGCATGGCCGCGGCGCAGCAGGCCATCGAGGATTCGGGCTGGAAGCCCGAAGCCGACGAGGACCGCTGGCGCACCGGCGTGATGATCGGCTCCGGCATCGGTGGCCTGGAGACCATCTTCGACGGCTCCATCACCGTGCACGAGCGCGGGCCGCGGCGGCTGTCTCCTTTCTTCATTCCGGCAGCGCTGATCAACCTGGTCTCCGGTCAGGTGTCGATCAAGCACGGCTTCAAGGGGCCGAACCATGCGGTGGTGACGGCCTGCTCGACGGGGGCGCACGCCATCGGCGATGCCGCCCGCCTGATCATGCTGGACGACGCGGACGTCATGGTCGCCGGCGGCGCGGAGGCGGCCGTCTGCCGCCTGGGCATTGCCGGCTTCTGCGCTTCGCGGGCGCTGTCGACCAAGTACAACGATACGCCGGAGCAAGGCTCGCGGCCCTGGGATGAAGGCCGCGACGGCTTCGTCATGGGCGAGGGCGCCGGCGTCATCGTGCTGGAAGAACTGGAGCACGCCAAGGCGCGCGGGGCGACGATCTACGCCGAGGTGGTCGGCTACGGCCTGTCCGGCGACGCCCACCACATCACGGCGCCGCCCGAAGACGGCAACGGCGGCTACCGGGCCATGCAAGCGGCGCTGAAGCGGGCCGGCCTGGACCCGAGCGACATCGACTACATCAACGCCCACGGCACTTCGACGCCGCTGGGCGACGAGATCGAAGTGGGCGCGGTCAAGCGCCTCTTCGGCAACGCGGTGGCGGAGCTTTCCATGTCCTCCACGAAGTCGGCCATCGGACATCTGCTCGGCGCAGCGGGCGCGGTGGAGGCGATCTTTTCGATCCTTGCCATCCGCGACAACGTGGTGCCGCCGACCCTGAACCTCGACAACCCCTCGCCGAGCTGTGCGAACATCGATCTGACGCCGCATACGGCCAAGGAGCGCCCGGTCCGCCGCGCGCTTTCCAATTCCTTCGGTTTCGGTGGCACCAACGCCAGTGTCGTCCTGGCCGAGTACCAGTAGCGGCCTCCCATGATGCGACGACTGGGCGGTATCGCCGTTGCTGTCGTCATTCTGCTCCTGCTCACCGCCGGCGGCGCCTGGGTCTATCTGCAACAGCAGTTCGAGGCGCCGGGGCCGCTTCAGGATGAGACCGTCCTGATCATCCCGCGCGGCGCGGGCCTGTCGGCCATCTCCGAAGACCTGTCAAAGGCCGGCGTCGTCGCCGATCCGCTGATCTTCAAATTCGGCGTGCGGCTCTTTGCGGACGCGACGGCGTTGAAGGCGGGGGAATATGCCTTCGCCGCCAGGAGTTCGATGCGCGAGGTGGCGGCTTTGCTCGCCAGCGGGCGCACCCTGGTGCACCGGCTGACCGTGCCGGAAGGCCTCACCAGCGCCGAGATCGTGGCCTTGCTGGAAGAGGCCGAGGCGCTGGAGGGCGAAACCGGCGAGGTGCCGCCGGAGGGAACGCTGCTGCCCGAGACCTATCATTTCCACCGCGGCGATCCCCGCGCCGACGTGCTGGCGCGGATGCGCCAGTCGATGGACGAGGCGCTGGCCGAGATCTGGGATCGGCGGGCGGAAAACCTGCCGTTGAAGAGTCCGGAGGAGGCGCTGGTGCTGGCTTCCATCATCGAGAAGGAGACGGGTGTCGACGGCGAGCGGGCGCTGGTCGCCGGGGTCTTCGTGAACCGCCTCGATAAGGGCATGCCGCTGCAATCGGATCCGACGGTCGTCTATGGCATCACGCTGGGCAAAGCGCCGCTGGGGCGGTCGCTGACGCGTAAGGATCTGGCCCAGGCAACTCCTTACAATACCTACCAGATCAATGGCCTGCCGCCGGGCCCCATCGCCAATCCGGGGCGTGCCGCCCTGGAGGCGGCGGTCAACCCGGCGCAGACCGAGTATCTCTACTTCGTTGCCGCCGGCGATGGCGGCCATGCCTTCGCCAAGACCTTGGCCGAGCACAACCGCAACGTCGCCAAGTGGCGCAAGCACCTGCGTTCCCTTAAGAAAAAACAGACGAACTAGCAGCCGTCCGTTATCCCGGCTCGGCCGGTTTCTCCGGTAGGCGGCGCAGCAGCGGATCGGTCCAGCCCGGGGGGAGCAGGGAGAGCAGCCAGACCGCCGCGAAGAGGCGGCGCGGAAAGACGATCCGCGCCTTGTCGGCGGCCAAGCCGCGCCGGATGATGCGGGCGGCCCGCCCGGCTTCCATGAGGAACGGCATGGGAAAGTCGTTCACCGCGGTCATACGGCTCTTCACGTAACCGGGGCAGATCACCGTTACCTGCAGTCCCTGGCGGTGCAACATGCCGCGCAGCGCCTCGCCCCAGACCCTGATGGCGGCCTTGGAGCCGCAATAGGCGGG encodes the following:
- the fabF gene encoding beta-ketoacyl-ACP synthase II; amino-acid sequence: MRRVVVTGLGLVTPLGSGVSHVWDRLLNGRSGLRSIQSFDVSDLPSKIAGQVPLGETSEGLFNADDYVEPKDQRKLDRFIVFGMAAAQQAIEDSGWKPEADEDRWRTGVMIGSGIGGLETIFDGSITVHERGPRRLSPFFIPAALINLVSGQVSIKHGFKGPNHAVVTACSTGAHAIGDAARLIMLDDADVMVAGGAEAAVCRLGIAGFCASRALSTKYNDTPEQGSRPWDEGRDGFVMGEGAGVIVLEELEHAKARGATIYAEVVGYGLSGDAHHITAPPEDGNGGYRAMQAALKRAGLDPSDIDYINAHGTSTPLGDEIEVGAVKRLFGNAVAELSMSSTKSAIGHLLGAAGAVEAIFSILAIRDNVVPPTLNLDNPSPSCANIDLTPHTAKERPVRRALSNSFGFGGTNASVVLAEYQ
- the rpsF gene encoding 30S ribosomal protein S6; its protein translation is MAFYECVLIARQDVSASQVESLVADYTKILEDNGGRVAGSEYWGLRTLAYRIKKNRKGHYQMLRIEAPAAALHELERNMRLSDDVIRYMTVRVEELEEGPSIVMQQRNTRDDRGPRGDRRGGGRFGGDGPRGDGPRGPRPPRDNARESEGGAAAPASAPASEGAAE
- the fabG gene encoding 3-oxoacyl-[acyl-carrier-protein] reductase; protein product: MFDLTGKIALVTGASGGIGGAIARRLHGQGATVVLSGTRAEALEALAGELGGRTHVMTCNLGDPAETDALVGRVEGEAGQLDILINNAGLTRDGLAMRMKDEDWQQVLDVNLTAAFRLTRASLKGMMKRRWGRVVSISSIVGVTGNPGQANYAASKAGLIGMTKSLAQEVASRGITVNCVAPGMIETAMTDALNDQQRERILTAIPMQRLGNAEEIAFGVVYLASEEAAYVTGQTLHVNGGMAMI
- a CDS encoding replicative DNA helicase, producing MESTQPSLTQLHDPHTGEDHLRLPPANDEAEQALLGAILANNAAYEKVADFLRPEHFSDGVHARIFEACGKLIERGQIANAIQLKNLFEQESALAEVGGAQYLAQLQSSYVTIINAVDYGKTIHDLYLRRQLINLGEDMVNDAFDYDLDIDASQQIALAEDKLYKLAEIGETEGGLAPFKSAVLESLHMAEAAMKRDGLAGVASGLNDLDKLLGGFHPSDLLILAARPSMGKTALATNIAFNVAADTRTEKDADGNPIEQRQPVAFFSLEMSAEQLASRIIAERTGVRSDSMRRGDIRDEEFDAIFEASRQLFELPLFVDDTPALSVSQVRTRARRLKRQHGLSMIVVDYLQLMQPPAGKRSDNRVQEVSEITRGLKAMAKDLDVPVIALSQLSRAVEQREDKRPQLSDLRESGSIEQDADVVMFIYREQYYAERAEPTQRDGEDDNKFHERLERWKERCERAYGKAEIIIAKQRHGPIGSREFAFDGDTTRFSDLVADDHLPDHY
- the fabD gene encoding ACP S-malonyltransferase, with the protein product MSLAFVFPGQGSQAVGMGQALAAAFPVARHTFEEVDDALGQKLSRIMAEGPEEQLRLTENAQPALMAASLAVVRVLESEGNLSLADKAAYVAGHSLGEYSALAAAGSLQLADAARLLRRRGQAMQQAVPVGEGAMAAVLGLDLEAAQAVAEEAAQGEVCQAANDNAPGQVVLSGHAAAVERAIEIAKEKGAKRAILLPVSAPFHCSLMAPAAEVMAEALAGVEVKMPAVPLVANVTASHLSDPEEIRRKLVEQVTGMVRWRESVAYMAGQGVETLVELGAGKVLSGLSKRIDRSLSALSAETPEEVEAVLAQL
- the mltG gene encoding endolytic transglycosylase MltG, producing MMRRLGGIAVAVVILLLLTAGGAWVYLQQQFEAPGPLQDETVLIIPRGAGLSAISEDLSKAGVVADPLIFKFGVRLFADATALKAGEYAFAARSSMREVAALLASGRTLVHRLTVPEGLTSAEIVALLEEAEALEGETGEVPPEGTLLPETYHFHRGDPRADVLARMRQSMDEALAEIWDRRAENLPLKSPEEALVLASIIEKETGVDGERALVAGVFVNRLDKGMPLQSDPTVVYGITLGKAPLGRSLTRKDLAQATPYNTYQINGLPPGPIANPGRAALEAAVNPAQTEYLYFVAAGDGGHAFAKTLAEHNRNVAKWRKHLRSLKKKQTN
- a CDS encoding acyl carrier protein, with the translated sequence MSNDIAERVKKIVVEHLGVDDAKVSETASFIDDLGADSLDTVELVMAFEEEFGCEIPDDAAEKIVTVKDAIDFIQEHS
- the rpsR gene encoding 30S ribosomal protein S18 — protein: MTVQVVGGGGGRRPFFRRRKSCPFSGPKAPKIDYKDTRLLQRFVSERGKIVPSRITAVSTKKQRELARAIKRARFLALLPYVLK
- the rplI gene encoding 50S ribosomal protein L9, whose translation is MEVILMERIEKLGQMGDVVSVKPGFARNYLLPQKKALRATKDNLARFESERSQLEADNLKRREEAERVAKDLDGLTVTVIRQAGESGQLYGSVNSRDVSEAVSAAGVTVARRQIDLGSVIKTLGLHKVRVQLHPEVVVTVTANVARSEEEAQVQIESGRVVTAEEMRQAEEAAEAELEAVVEAVEQEEATTPADDAEASAESGGDSDGEETTQG